TTCTTCAAGGCCGAAAAACGCCCGATGGGCCTCTGGACTGAAGATGGTCTGCCTGAGCTGCTTCAGATCGTTAAACGCCTTGTGCAACATTTCCTGCTGGTAGGCCGGGTCATTTTGCCGGGCCGAATCAAGGGGCGTACTCTCCACCGCCATAGCCTGTTGCTTGTAGTGAAGGTACTGGTCCAGGAGCGCCATCGCCTGCTCTGCAGCCGGGGCTGGGAGGCTGGTGACGGCCAGTGTCCGGATGCGCTCCAGAACCTCTTCCGGTGACACTTCGCCAACGGCATTCAGGAAATAATCGAAGAAATCCCGGGTCTCAATATCTACGATTAGTTCACCGTTGGCATCGGCCTTGAGGGCGCCGTCGATGTCCGTTCCTTCGAGTGAAGCTGCGAACGGATCCGGCCCAAGGGAGGCCGGTGTATTCGAAGCAATATTGAGAGGCTCCATGTTGCGGTCGTCTGGAAGAGCTACCGCATCGGGTTTGGTCTGCTGTTTCAGACCCGTATCCTGGGTTGCCGCCCCGACGGTATTGCCCTGTACGCGATCGGTAAGGGGTGTGGGTTCGTTGCTGGCCGGATACAGCCACATCGCACCGCCGGCCATAATGGCCGACAGTGCGGTTGCGGCGAGCCATCGACGATACCGGAGCTGACGATGTCTCATGCCAGCCTCACAGACCGCGGTTTTTCAGACGGTTGGCTTGGGAGCGGTAGAGCGATACCGGATTCGTCCATAGCGAGCGGGCACCAAACAGGTGATTGATCGCATCGACATGGTTCATGTCGTAGTGGGTTCCGATGACATTCCCCATCTTGGTTGCGCAAACGCCAACCAGGCCATCGTTGGGCTCGCTGCCAAATGCCAGGGCAGTAATGCCGAGGAACGGGTCGGAGATGTCCAGCAGGTTGGTCCAGACGGCGCGGCCGGTCCAGGAGAAGAACTTGATGCGGTTGCCATTGATCCAGACGTTCTCATCGGTACCGGAACATGAAGAGCGATTCACACCTTTCCAGCCGAGAGCGTCGTTAAGGTCGGTGGTGCCCCGGGTGGTGAGGGTTTCGAGGGCGGCAACGCCATCCTGTGGGTTGTCGGCGCCAGACAGGGCGTTCACCAGGCCGCCGAGGGCGTTGGCAATGGTTTGCGCGCCACCTTCCACATAGCTGCCGGGCGGGAGAATACCCCGAACAACGTCCGC
This Marinobacter salinus DNA region includes the following protein-coding sequences:
- a CDS encoding lipase secretion chaperone, producing MRHRQLRYRRWLAATALSAIMAGGAMWLYPASNEPTPLTDRVQGNTVGAATQDTGLKQQTKPDAVALPDDRNMEPLNIASNTPASLGPDPFAASLEGTDIDGALKADANGELIVDIETRDFFDYFLNAVGEVSPEEVLERIRTLAVTSLPAPAAEQAMALLDQYLHYKQQAMAVESTPLDSARQNDPAYQQEMLHKAFNDLKQLRQTIFSPEAHRAFFGLEEAYGEYTLATLEIARRTDLSSEAKTSLVAWHRNQLPEQLQRTERHLMESNQESLQRTEIMEAADSPESAGQKLMDQGMSREAATSVTAYLQEQKQFEARYEHYRKAIAQLRDSGLAEPDLAAQQAQLLNRHFPDSKQQTWARLKMLGSN